A single bacterium DNA region contains:
- the secA gene encoding preprotein translocase subunit SecA has protein sequence MQFLKRILGSQNDRDLKRMLPLVEAANGLEPELQKLSDADLRSRTPAFKQRIENGEPLQELIPETFATVREAMKRAIGKRHFDVQLLGGIVLHEGRIAEMKTGEGKTLVSTLPAYLNALSGRGVHIVTVNDYLASRDAEWMGEVHRFLGLSVGVVIPNLAEPERKQSYAADITYGTNNEYGFDYLRDNMKPALEYCVQRELHYAIVDEVDSILIDEARTPLIISGPSEQNTDVYRIANQLIPRLRVGQKGEASKGIEETGDYWVDEEHHQATLTEQGVHSVEKLMRIENLYDPQMLPVLHAVQQALSAHTLKKKDVDYVVRRSDSSGRPEVVIVDEFTGRLMDGRRWSDGLHQAVEAKEGIPIQSESQTYASITFQNYFRMYDRIGGMTGTADTEAPEFAKIYDLDVTVVPTNRPMIRDDLADVVYKTEGEKFEAVIDDIKERHATGQPILVGTISIENSERLAKRLKKRGIKHNVLNAKQHEREAEIVAQAGRKGSVTISTNMAGRGTDIVLGGNSEFMALAKCGGDKDHPDYPKRLAEFETQCFAEAKEVVGAGGLHIVGTERHESRRIDNQLRGRAGRQGDPGSSQFFLSLEDGLLRIFGSERITPWMERLGLEEGEAIEHKMISKAIENAQKKVEARNFDIRKHLLDYDDVMNKQRHAFYGKRREILAREDLHEEVLEIVEGVLVSTLGNYWPAKGEPDEEGRIDLTASLEGQFGVACDAMGEPFVVDGRAERDRDVVGRGILEKLHEVLEAKRAKSNGWAAEYAERGYPDFTWWERRILLDILDRQWKDHLHAMDGLRDSVSLRGYGQKDPKLEYQREGFGLFEEMNARVDHEVAEIVFKFALPDPQAQPAVAPRPQAQAGRPGLPQSQEGQDGAQGGAAPRKIGRNDPCYCGSGKKFKKCCGAA, from the coding sequence ATGCAATTCCTGAAGCGGATCCTCGGAAGCCAGAACGATCGCGATCTGAAGCGGATGCTCCCGCTCGTCGAGGCGGCGAATGGCCTGGAGCCGGAGCTGCAGAAGCTCTCCGATGCGGATCTGCGCAGCCGCACCCCGGCCTTCAAGCAGCGCATCGAAAATGGCGAGCCGCTCCAGGAGCTGATCCCGGAGACCTTCGCGACGGTCCGCGAGGCCATGAAGCGGGCGATCGGCAAGCGTCATTTCGATGTGCAGCTGCTCGGTGGGATCGTGCTGCACGAAGGCCGCATCGCCGAGATGAAGACCGGTGAGGGCAAGACGCTCGTCTCGACCCTGCCGGCCTACCTGAACGCGTTGTCAGGCCGCGGTGTGCATATCGTGACGGTGAACGACTACCTGGCGAGCCGCGATGCCGAGTGGATGGGCGAGGTTCACCGCTTTCTCGGCCTCTCGGTCGGCGTGGTGATTCCCAACCTCGCAGAGCCCGAGCGAAAGCAGAGCTACGCAGCCGACATTACCTACGGCACGAACAACGAGTACGGCTTCGATTACCTGCGCGACAACATGAAGCCGGCCCTCGAGTACTGCGTCCAGCGGGAGCTGCACTACGCGATCGTGGATGAAGTGGATTCGATCCTGATCGATGAGGCGCGTACGCCTCTCATCATCAGTGGTCCCTCCGAGCAGAACACCGATGTCTATCGGATTGCCAATCAGCTGATTCCGCGGCTGCGTGTCGGTCAGAAGGGTGAGGCGAGCAAGGGCATCGAAGAAACCGGCGACTACTGGGTCGATGAAGAGCATCATCAGGCGACGCTCACCGAGCAGGGTGTTCACTCCGTCGAGAAGTTGATGCGGATCGAGAACCTCTACGATCCGCAGATGTTGCCCGTGCTGCATGCCGTGCAACAAGCGCTTTCGGCCCACACCTTGAAGAAGAAGGATGTGGACTACGTCGTCCGGCGAAGCGATTCGAGCGGTCGGCCCGAGGTCGTGATCGTCGACGAGTTCACGGGCCGGTTGATGGATGGCCGACGTTGGTCCGACGGCCTCCACCAGGCGGTCGAAGCCAAGGAAGGCATCCCGATCCAGAGCGAGAGCCAGACCTACGCCTCGATCACCTTCCAGAACTACTTCCGGATGTACGACCGCATCGGCGGCATGACCGGCACGGCGGATACCGAGGCGCCTGAGTTCGCGAAGATCTACGACCTGGATGTGACGGTGGTGCCGACGAACCGCCCGATGATCCGTGATGACCTGGCCGACGTCGTCTACAAGACCGAGGGCGAAAAGTTCGAAGCCGTGATCGACGACATCAAGGAGCGTCACGCCACGGGCCAGCCGATCCTGGTGGGCACGATCTCGATCGAGAACTCGGAGCGCCTGGCCAAGCGACTCAAGAAACGCGGCATCAAGCACAATGTGCTGAACGCCAAGCAGCACGAGCGCGAGGCGGAAATCGTTGCCCAGGCCGGCCGTAAGGGGTCGGTGACGATCTCCACGAACATGGCTGGCCGCGGTACGGATATCGTGCTCGGCGGCAACTCCGAGTTCATGGCCCTGGCCAAATGCGGTGGCGACAAGGATCACCCGGATTACCCCAAGCGCCTGGCGGAATTCGAAACCCAATGCTTCGCCGAGGCGAAGGAAGTGGTGGGGGCCGGCGGCCTTCATATCGTCGGAACCGAACGCCACGAGAGCCGCCGGATCGACAATCAGCTGCGGGGTCGTGCCGGGCGCCAGGGAGATCCGGGCTCTTCCCAGTTCTTCCTCTCACTCGAAGACGGCCTGCTGCGCATCTTCGGCTCCGAGCGGATCACGCCCTGGATGGAACGCCTCGGGCTCGAGGAAGGCGAGGCCATCGAGCACAAGATGATCTCGAAGGCGATCGAGAACGCCCAGAAGAAGGTCGAAGCCCGCAACTTCGATATCCGCAAGCATCTGCTCGATTACGACGATGTCATGAACAAGCAGCGCCATGCCTTCTACGGCAAGCGCCGCGAAATCCTGGCGCGTGAGGATCTGCACGAGGAGGTTCTCGAAATCGTCGAAGGCGTATTGGTATCGACGCTCGGCAACTATTGGCCTGCCAAGGGCGAGCCCGACGAGGAGGGCCGGATCGATCTGACCGCATCTCTCGAAGGGCAGTTTGGCGTCGCTTGCGACGCCATGGGCGAGCCTTTCGTGGTCGACGGCCGGGCCGAGCGCGATCGCGACGTGGTGGGCCGGGGCATCCTCGAGAAGCTGCATGAGGTGCTCGAAGCCAAGCGAGCGAAGAGCAATGGATGGGCCGCCGAATACGCCGAGAGGGGCTACCCGGATTTCACCTGGTGGGAGCGACGCATCCTGCTCGACATCCTCGACCGTCAGTGGAAGGACCATCTCCACGCCATGGATGGGTTGCGGGATTCGGTGAGCCTGCGTGGCTACGGCCAGAAGGATCCGAAGCTCGAGTATCAGCGCGAGGGTTTCGGACTCTTCGAGGAGATGAATGCCCGCGTCGATCACGAGGTTGCGGAGATCGTCTTCAAGTTCGCGCTTCCCGATCCTCAGGCGCAACCGGCGGTGGCGCCGAGGCCACAGGCACAGGCCGGGCGGCCGGGCCTTCCCCAATCCCAGGAAGGGCAGGACGGGGCGCAGGGCGG
- a CDS encoding FHA domain-containing protein — protein sequence MAAGVAAERSAGVSRVPAGASVVVLRGFYEGLEIPVDSEWFVIGRGRTADAILAEPTISRAHAAIGWASEGGFFVEDLGSTNGTLVNGKKRDRRALRDGDEIQIGKLRLRFAKP from the coding sequence ATGGCGGCAGGGGTGGCAGCAGAGCGGTCGGCAGGCGTGAGCCGGGTACCGGCAGGGGCCTCGGTGGTCGTCCTCCGGGGCTTCTACGAAGGCCTGGAGATCCCGGTCGATAGCGAGTGGTTCGTGATCGGGCGTGGCCGAACTGCCGACGCCATCCTGGCCGAGCCGACGATCTCCCGGGCTCACGCGGCCATCGGTTGGGCCTCTGAAGGCGGCTTTTTCGTCGAGGATCTGGGGAGCACGAATGGGACCCTGGTCAACGGCAAGAAGCGCGATCGGCGGGCGCTGCGCGATGGGGACGAGATCCAGATCGGGAAGCTGCGATTGCGCTTTGCGAAGCCGTGA
- the recN gene encoding DNA repair protein RecN produces the protein MIERLRIQQLALVEELEIEFGPGLNVLTGETGAGKSIVLGALGLLAGARADRDSIREGADEAVVEAVFEIAGLTDLAASLAERGLEAEDDALIVRRSLQRGGRGRAWVGGQLVPISTLAELFGGRLEVSSQHASQSLLRPELQGRLLDHHGGLLADRQAVEEGVRGLRERQAELSALRTEAEERARREDFLAFQVREIDEAALDVGEAAQLDVEHKRLVHAERLGGETANVVVALSGDPSGGAGTAIGDQLAEAERSLGALAELDPSLADAAERLTGATAELADLARDLERYAARVETDPGRLSAVEDRIEELERLRRKYGNQVEDILAFRDTAAAELLSLGSSDERMGKLEAEQAAEHEKVAKRAAKLSRARRKAAKGLAEAAQAGARTLAMTSAEVNVALTPVAPEPGLPCGPGGAETAEILFSSNEGETPRPLRKVASGGELSRVFLALKNVLRAETTGMVLVFDEVDAGIGGAVAERVGGVLGSLAVDHQVLCITHLPQIAAQPARHFRVEKHQADGRTLTHVVALDPEGRIEEIARMAGGEAPGAETREHARALLDRAKPPSRKTKSRSR, from the coding sequence ATGATCGAGCGCCTGCGGATTCAACAACTCGCATTGGTCGAGGAGCTGGAGATCGAATTCGGACCCGGCTTGAACGTGCTGACCGGTGAGACCGGGGCAGGAAAATCCATCGTCCTCGGCGCGCTCGGGTTGTTGGCCGGTGCGCGCGCGGACCGGGATTCGATCCGCGAGGGTGCCGATGAAGCCGTGGTGGAAGCTGTCTTCGAGATCGCGGGACTGACGGATCTCGCGGCCAGCCTGGCCGAACGGGGACTCGAGGCAGAAGACGACGCATTGATCGTCCGCCGCAGTTTGCAGCGAGGTGGCCGGGGGCGGGCCTGGGTCGGTGGCCAGCTCGTGCCCATCTCCACGCTCGCCGAATTGTTCGGCGGGCGACTCGAAGTTTCGAGCCAGCACGCTTCCCAGTCGCTGTTGCGCCCAGAGCTTCAGGGGCGCCTGCTCGATCACCACGGCGGCTTGTTGGCCGATCGGCAGGCCGTCGAAGAGGGCGTGCGGGGGTTGCGCGAGCGTCAGGCCGAGCTTTCGGCCCTGCGAACGGAAGCCGAGGAGCGCGCTCGGCGCGAGGACTTCCTCGCCTTTCAAGTGCGCGAGATCGACGAGGCTGCCCTCGATGTGGGAGAAGCTGCGCAGCTCGACGTGGAACACAAGCGGCTGGTGCACGCGGAGCGTCTTGGCGGCGAGACGGCGAATGTGGTGGTGGCACTCTCCGGCGATCCGTCGGGCGGGGCTGGCACGGCGATTGGCGACCAGCTCGCGGAGGCGGAACGGTCCCTCGGGGCCCTCGCCGAACTCGACCCGAGCCTCGCCGATGCGGCCGAGCGCTTGACCGGTGCCACGGCCGAGTTGGCGGACCTTGCACGCGACCTGGAGCGTTATGCGGCGCGGGTCGAGACTGATCCGGGCAGGCTCTCCGCCGTCGAAGACCGGATCGAAGAGCTCGAGCGCCTGCGTCGCAAGTACGGAAACCAGGTGGAAGACATCCTGGCCTTCCGCGACACGGCAGCGGCCGAGCTTCTCTCTCTGGGCAGCAGCGACGAGCGGATGGGCAAGCTCGAAGCCGAGCAGGCCGCGGAGCATGAGAAGGTGGCGAAGCGCGCCGCCAAGCTCAGCCGCGCACGGCGCAAAGCTGCGAAGGGTCTGGCCGAGGCGGCCCAGGCGGGCGCCCGAACCCTCGCCATGACATCGGCCGAGGTGAACGTTGCGTTGACACCCGTTGCGCCTGAGCCCGGCCTGCCCTGTGGGCCAGGCGGAGCCGAGACCGCTGAGATCCTGTTCTCCTCCAACGAGGGCGAGACACCCCGGCCGCTGCGCAAGGTGGCCTCCGGGGGAGAGCTCTCGCGGGTCTTCCTGGCACTCAAGAACGTCCTGCGAGCCGAGACGACCGGCATGGTGCTGGTCTTCGACGAGGTGGATGCAGGGATCGGAGGCGCCGTGGCCGAGCGGGTCGGCGGGGTGCTTGGCTCCCTCGCAGTAGATCATCAAGTCCTCTGCATCACGCACCTTCCTCAGATCGCAGCCCAACCGGCCCGGCACTTCCGGGTCGAGAAGCATCAGGCGGACGGTCGGACGCTCACTCACGTCGTCGCGCTCGACCCAGAGGGCCGGATCGAGGAGATCGCCCGCATGGCCGGAGGCGAGGCCCCGGGCGCCGAGACACGGGAGCACGCCCGGGCCCTGCTGGATCGCGCCAAGCCCCCGAGCCGAAAGACGAAATCCCGCAGCCGCTAG
- a CDS encoding NAD(+) kinase gives MRTVGVCLKPGATDGAGVARHLLDALAARGVDSLLDPEAATILGGEGVGRGALAEKADLLIVIGGDGTLLAVAREAGARPVPILGVNQGALGFLAEVAPEELDAVLDEVLAGSLAVVRRTRLRVRAMRGEKELMQELALNDAVINRSDLSRMIDLETWTDGEPVTTYRGDGLIVATPTGSTAYTLSAGGPILMPGSRALVLTPICPHGLSQRPVVLPDTSRLEMHVFPREGTAQLTLDGQVALTLEAGDRVLVEASSHPAHFVVSPFRSRFDVLRTKLGWGVA, from the coding sequence GTGCGAACGGTGGGCGTGTGTCTGAAGCCCGGCGCCACGGATGGGGCCGGCGTAGCACGGCACCTGCTCGACGCGCTTGCGGCGCGCGGTGTCGATTCCCTCTTGGATCCGGAGGCCGCCACCATTCTGGGCGGTGAGGGCGTCGGACGCGGAGCCCTGGCGGAAAAGGCGGATCTGCTGATCGTGATCGGCGGGGATGGCACGTTGCTCGCCGTGGCGCGGGAGGCGGGCGCCCGACCGGTTCCGATCCTGGGAGTGAATCAGGGTGCCTTGGGATTCCTGGCCGAAGTGGCGCCCGAAGAGCTCGACGCTGTTCTCGACGAGGTGCTGGCGGGCAGCTTGGCTGTGGTTCGCCGCACCAGGCTTCGGGTGCGCGCCATGCGCGGCGAAAAAGAGCTGATGCAAGAACTCGCGCTGAACGATGCAGTGATCAACCGCAGTGATCTCTCGCGGATGATCGATCTCGAGACCTGGACCGACGGCGAACCCGTGACGACCTACCGCGGGGACGGCCTGATCGTCGCAACCCCCACCGGCTCGACGGCGTACACCCTCTCGGCAGGAGGGCCGATTCTGATGCCGGGCTCGCGGGCCCTGGTCCTTACACCGATCTGCCCCCACGGCCTTTCTCAACGGCCGGTGGTGTTGCCCGATACCTCGCGCCTCGAGATGCACGTCTTCCCGCGCGAAGGCACGGCCCAGCTCACCCTGGATGGTCAGGTTGCCTTGACCCTCGAGGCCGGCGACAGAGTGCTCGTGGAGGCCTCCTCGCATCCCGCACACTTCGTCGTGTCTCCGTTTCGCTCACGCTTCGACGTCCTGCGCACCAAGCTCGGCTGGGGTGTCGCGTGA